ACAGCAAATTAAACTATTATAACTAAAAAGTGGGTCACGTTAAGGCCCaagagaaaaaaatctgaattaatttCACACTGCATTTAAGACCAGAGCTCATATCTGagtttatgaaaaataatttttaaaagaaatgtaaaggttttaagtttaagttaagttaaaatagTTGCCctgcaaatgtattttttcactcttttattttataaataatgcaaaCACATTATAATGCAAACACATTTCTACTCAGATTGTTAATTTTGTTGCTGTTTGTCAGTGGCTTTAAAACCTTCATGTCATGTCAGCAGCACATTTgcagcttaaagggttagttccatgtgacatcagagggtctgttagaatattttcaagcatcaaaaatacattttggttcaaaaatagcaaaagggTCGGTTTAATTAGAgtcagagctaaactctgcaggaaactggatctcgcgagccagatttgaggataaCTGTTTTacgggtttaaaacaacatgagggtaagttattaattacataaatttgctatctgggtgaactaactctttaaaacCTTGTGCACACACaagaacaacaataaaacatCTCTAAGGATGCTCACCTCAAACTTGCTGATGGATTCGGGGGTGGCAGCACTTCTGATGACGTGTTTGGTAGTACATTAGGTGTCTCTGTGCTGTTGGGCTGAGGTTTGGGGGTCTGGCCCATAACCAAAGTCTCATCATCGGAGGAATTATCCTCAGAAGCTCCCAGAATAAACTTTAGTCTCTCTTTAGCCTGAACACTGGAACCAAATTTGGGCCTATCTGACTCACTGGTTTTGGAAACAGCTTCTTCTGTGCATTCTGACTGGTCAATGGGATCACTAGTCATTGATAGGGAAATTTTCTCATTTCCTGTGGAGGTGCTTGCTGATTCAGAGTCCATTGGAGGAGAGTTTTCCCTTGAACAGTCTGTGGTGGGTGTTTGTGATGGCATCCCTCTCACTCTGTGGACCTTGATGATGCATTCAAATGGGCTATATGAGTAAGAGCTGAcaacatatataacatttttgaGGGTTTCACATATGCCTTCTTGTAAAATTAGATGATGGTTCCTTTTTGTCTTGAGTTTTGTAAGTGTTCAACTGCAAAGGTAAAGAAACACCATGCCACAATTAGGTTATCAAAAGTGTGCAAACATGGCATCAGTGTGCAATATTATGATGCAACCAAAACATTGAGAAATGTGCATTTGCCTCTCTTGTCAGATATTAAAAGCTATACAGTGAAACACTCATTCATACATAATACCGAATTTCTTAATAAGATATATAGTTTAAATAACCAATTTCTATGATTCAGCTTTGGGAGGCTTTAGAGAAACATGTTTCTCATTGCCTAATATCATCAtaggcctacacacacacaatttaaactgaATCACAGGCATTAGAAAAAAACATGGTCATATAGAAATccaacattaaattattaacatgTTTCATTAAGAAATTCTCaaagaattaataaaaagtattataaaaagcGTTTAACTTTTAAAAGATTGCTAGGATTGTCAAAACAAGTTTAGCTCATACCTTTGTAGCAGTCAGTCAGTGTCCAGGCCTTCTCTGGTAATGGAATGTGAACGCATAGAACTCAATTCTCTTTAGAACTGGCCAGTGGACAGCCACAGCAGGGCCATTTAACAGAGTGGAccctctgtgtgtctgtgtgtgtgtgagggagagagagagagagtctgtgtgggGATGGGATCTAGGGGAAAGTTCAGCAGTGAAGGTAAGAAATGAGGGGGAGGGAATAGTAGCTCTCACAAACAACCTATTAATATAGTAACAACAACATCAAAGGTCAGAACACGTGTGGTGTGTAACCGGACACAAAGGTCACACCCCAGATAATCGGCCCGAGCTCGATAGCCCCACGACACCCGCGGTTCAGAATCATCGTCATCTGGGTCCAATGTGGCCCGCAGCTCGCTCTGGAGCATGTGTTTATGTTACGGCTGTAAAGCACCGGGTCTATTTCTGTTTCAGGATCTGTCCAGGCCTCTTTTTTGGCAATGACTTGGCTCAAAATTGAATTAACTACTAGTTAACTACTTTTTTCTACTAATTTTTTTCTCGTAAATTTGTCAAACACTAAATACCCGCggtaaagcttaaataaaaaaaaaaatattaaaagcgcTTTATGACATAACATtcacataaatatgtattttaattgcgCTGATTCATTGCGCTGAGTCTTGTACCTGTGTTCGTGGGCGATGTCCACCAGTGTGGATGCAAACAAATTTACATTGTCATTTCGATAAAGAAATTCTGGTAAGCATCGTACATTTACATCTTTAGCAATTTACTAACGCAGTAAACTTTGATGATCACTGCGATCCGCAAACAAACAGATGGGGAAGAGTATGATGATGGCCGAGCGTATACATGGACAAAGGTTTGTTTGTATTTCaagttttcacatttttttatgaatgcagtTGTAACGGCTTTTATCTCGTGTTATGTCAGGagaccttgcttttcagaccgatgagctctGTGCATTTCAGAAGGGTGGGCTTTAGAGGAACAATGTACATTGTGtggaaaatattgtgttttttaaacttaaaccacataaacacattgcattatacACATTGCATTATACCCactgacctatatatatatatatatatatatatatatatatatatatatatatatataaccatgtTCTACATTATAGATCAGTGATTATACCacatacacaacataatgttatttttagcaacatcaaatATTTCTCCtggtaaattttattttaagcaaacttACCATAATCCTAGCCTACTTTAAGGTTAAAAAAGTGCCTTAACCATGGTTAAGCGTAGCTTGCATGAAACACCTGCTGTATCCGTGTAAGTGGAGAAACAGCCAAATGTTCAAAACAGTTtatgaattaacaaaaaaatatccaTCAGTGAAGTACCAGTGTAACTGTGTTGTGATTCAAGTGGCACATggattttgcaaacaaaaaaatgcaaacaatcaCTAAATCAATATAATCATAAGAAAATCACTCCCATTAAAACAGTACTTATCATAAATACCTAAATGAGAAAAAAGGACAAGAGGCTCTGCATCAGTGTTCACATGAGCACTTTGTTATTGACATCCATACATGATGGTAATGTTATAGGAGAACAACATGGTCACAGGGGAAAGAAGAGCCAGGGGAGCTACAGgtattgtacagtatatacaggAAATATTTCGAGGATCAAAGcagatagagggagagagagacactgCACAAACATACATCACCCTCCAAACTAAAACATCCTCTTTGTCACTGGTGTTTACCTTCTAATAATCCGCATGGAAAACAGTCTGATTCCAGTTTTGCAAGCAACTGCAATGGGACCAACCACTTGTGAGGAACCACTCTTGAATCCCATTAGCAGATGCTTTGGTTCAAAAAGGCACTGGACAGCTATTTCTCtcgcaatctctctctctctctctctctgatattTAACAGGTGGACTTTAGTGGAAACCAAAGCATATTTGGAAGACCAACAGACAAACCTGAAGTGGCCAAGACTGACCAAAAAGCAGCAGCACTACAATCTAGATTGCGCAGCTTTTTGTGAGAGCTATTTCTTCTCATAACATAACATCCCAACAGTATAATGTACGTTTGAATGGTTTTAACTGTTAGCGTTGAAAGCTGTTAATAACAAAGTTAATAATGTCATTTTCCTTTTGAGAACATGAGACTgcatcatatttacatttacaaatacacaaaataatgagtaatgcattttataaattgaaaataatataaatcataaaactgTTTTAACAAAAACATACTTGGACAATCATCTATTGATGTCTCAATAAAGCAATctgaaaaaatcaaatcaaaatttttaactttaaacaaaagCACATCTGGTGTCATACCAAGGGCTCaagattatttgaaataaaaagttgatcAAGTTGATCATTCTCAAATCCTGAAATAACGATGTACAATACACAATACACATTCCCTTCCATAAGGCCTCACCTTGAATTAAATTTAGCACATATAACTATATGTAGTTATAACTATATGCACAATGAGGAATAATTTTACCGTCCTTGTCTAAATGtcttttttagtgtgtgtgtccTCTGCAAAAGCAGAGAAAAGTATTTGTGTATAATATTTTAGCATTGAAGTGTCTGGAGGATTACCTTCACAAGCTGGAGGAAATCATCTcatgaattaaatttatttgaagGGGAACAGATTCTCCAAACCCCATTAAACTAATTTTTGCTCACCATCTATTCAACTACTTGCATAAATCTCTATAAATCCATTCCTTTCTATCTATACATCCATCCGTTCATCAACAGACACATCTATCTTAATAAATATAGTCCAAACAGAATCAAAAGCTCCTTGAACCAAATCAATACAACCAAAAATATAAAGTAGACAAACATAAGACATTTCTtcccttttttttatatcaactgcAAATTGTGCAAATGTTGATATAGGAAGGAATTATAGCACATTTAAGGTTTAAGATGGAGCTTATTTCAAATCTTTAAATCCGTTAATATCAGCAAAAGCAAAACATTTGTGATGCACTCCATCACATGCAGGCAATCTTACAGGCTGTAAATTGTCCATTGAAATTGGTGAAAAAGCTTGAAATGAAGGGACAGAGATTGAGGTAATTGCATTAGCGTATTGATTAACCTGTCAAAGCAGCACaagttagagaaaaaaaaaatgactctgGGCAGACTGATTTTCCTTGTTCTGTTAGGTTGGGAAAACTTCTGTCTTTTTCAACATGTTAATGAGCTTTAATTCCTGTAGACTTAAAAACCAAGGCATCCACCTTTTCAGTGATGTACTATTCAGCTTCATACAGTTATTTGCACAAACAGTTTGAGAAAGAGATATTTATGAATGACCTCCGGTTTTCGCATGACCTCTGAAGGGCACAtgcacacactgtcagtcacaaCACATGAGATGATTAACATTTAGATTAGATAAAATCATACAGTATTTAATAAAGACAAGGCATATGTGCCAGTAGTGTCATCTAACAACTTCACTtggtttttaagttatttttaaaaggcTATTGTCATTTATGATTACAAGCTAAGTCGCAAAATCCCCATTGCAAACAATTTCACTACTCAGTAACTAGATCTACACTTTCTAATCACTGGTTGGCTCAATGCTGTTCACAGAAATAAAGAGGGTGCTTTCACAACAGCAAagtgtgatgtttgtgtgtgtatgcgtgcacTGGTGTATTGTTGTTTACATACACATGCAAGCACATAATGAATCCCTCAAATTCATCCCTTGTGCAGCAGATTTTATATTCAGAAAAGCAGTGACCCTCCTCTTTGTCCCCAACTGCATCTAACACCTGTCTCAATCGAAGCCGAAGAGTTTCAGCGCTCTTGACTGTCCTCAGTCAGGGTGACGTATATGATGGGAACAAGGCCCTGGATGTCGCCCAGAGCacacagcagccaatcagagtctgCCCTGCTGAGCACCTGCAGTACGTCACCTTTCTGGAAACTGAGCTGCCCTGGCTCTGTGGCTATATGATGGCAGAGCGCCTTCACTTCACTGAAAGAGGCATACaaagatagaaagaaaaagaacattttagttaaaattttaaGGTATGGTAGTAATATCTTTTCATTTGCAAATAATTCCAATTAACTAGTCATTCTAACTCATCTAACAACATTACCATGGGACTTGTCTCAGTGTTGGGGCATTCTGTGTTTGTGCTTGTTCAGTAGGGCCAAGGGGGGATTCTTGGCTTTGAGATGTGAGAGATTGTTGCTCTGCTCTTTTTCCCACTCCAACAGACTGAGCCATCAGATCTAACATGGAACGGTCGAGACTCAACCAACCAGACGGCAATCTGAGACAAACATATAGGTATTCAATTAGCTACAAGTCTAAACAAGTGAAGATGAAATATGGACCATCTTCATTTATAGCAATTATTTGTGTTATGAAAAGGCCAGTTTACACCAAGATCAATAGCTATAATGTTCTAATAATTGTTCTAATTTTAAGAGAATAGAGAAATGGACATCACAATGATAATGAGACAAAGGAACCATATCAGTGGAatccaatcagccaatcagaacccaTCTTACCTTAAAAAGCTTGAGCATTCAAATTGGGAGACAACATAACTGGAGCATGTGCTTATAATAATCAGAGCGTTATCATCCATTGGTGTGGGTTTAGTTaaatatagttattgttcttggtgtgaaaaGGCCGTAAATGTTTGCCAACTCACCTTTGTTTTCGGACTAGTTTCTGCTCACTCTTCTCCACCTTGCTTGCGTTTCCAGCTCCAAATAGCCGACCCCAGCGGAGCACCTGTGCCGACCCATCCTCCCCTGCTCCTGGCTGGGCCTGAACCCTTTCAAAGGCATCCAGGCAGTCTGGGTGCTTTTCCTTACTCTTCTTCAGCTCAGTGAGGACTGATTCCGGTGGACTTCCCATCCATGATGGCTTCCCCTTTGTGACTTTGGTGGGTTCTGACAATGCTGATTGGTGGAGGACACCAGTGCCAATGCTATTAATATTACTACTGCTGGTTCGACAATGTTCCACCTGTTCATGCATCTGCTGAATGGCCTCAGCTCCCTCAACCACACCTTCTCTAGGAGGTGGATGGCTTTTCCGGTTGCTCTCAACACCACCTTTCCTCCTCTTCTCCAGCTTCACAAATTTTGAGCCCTCGGTGGAGTTGTCGATGTAAACCTGTGAACTTTGCATCAGCTGGTACCACCAGCCAGCTTGTCGGTTTCTCTGTTTGGCTCCATCTCCATccctttctctccttttctccttCTCACAGTCTTCTCCAACTCCCTTCATCCGGCCAGCACACCACCCGCCACCATTTATCTGTCCTGGGTCACTCTTCCTCAAGCACTCTTTGCCAACTCCAGCCTCCTTATCCCGTGATTCTGCTCCTGCACTCCTCCGCCCgtcacatttcatttttaatctcCTAAGCCGGCTCTCTTCATCTCTCAACAAGAACCTTTCTCTCTGAGGCAGCATTCCCACTTCCTGTGCTCCAGACTCCAGCGTTCCACAGCCTCGCATGAGCTGAAAGGTGGAACAATCTGATTGGTCGAGGCCTTGGCGAGCAGAGCACAGCTGTTCCTTGCGTCTCAGGTGTTCTTCCCCTTTCTGTAGCTGGTGTGGCTCAAATAGCAAGTCAAGGTCAAAGGGCAACAGTGAGAGCGGTTGAAGAAGGAGCAACAACTCTTCAAACAGTGGCTGGCAGGCCCCTTGAGACAGGGGTAGGAAACCCCATGGGTGGTAGTGGGCTGCTACGATGTCTGAGGAACCATGCCAGaacaaaaaatgctaaatattagaATTATGCTGGGAATAGAGTAtgagaaacatacaaatattgGCTCTGCTTCACTATTTCTCTGACTAAAGCCAACTGCTCTTGAACAAGACGCTAAAAATTAATGTTGCAGCATGAATGTAAGAGCAAATATCATGGTCCTACCTTCATGTGTATAAATGTGATTGAACCAGAATTCCAGAGATCGCAAGCTGAAAAACAGTGAAGGTGAGTGTTGTAAAATCATGGACACAAAACTACTGAGGTAAAATGCAAATCTGTAACTTTACTGCACAATAACAGAAATAATACACTTACACCAGAGGCAGGGgtcttcaatatatttttttcattatatttgagGTCGGCaagattaatgtttttgaaagaagtctgttatgctcaccaagtctccCCTCCCCCAAAAGAAAAgttatgttgtgaaatattattacaacattaaaaatagatctatttcaatatatttgaaaatatatttttttcctgtgaaaaACAGCTAcattttaagcagccattactcaagtcaTCAATGTCAAATGGTctttcagaaagcattctaatatgctgatttggagctcaaattacttttttttttataatcacatTTGAAAACGGTTGTTAATACAGATATGAAAATGttgtatttgtaatttgtaattaacGTAAATGGATTAAtcggaaaaaattaaaatacaaataataatttgccTTCGACCATGCAGTACTGCTGAAAAACTCCTAGGGGTTGAGGACCCCCTGTTGAAGACCCCTGGAAATCTGTTTTAAAGTGAAATACTACAAGTGCAACAACAAGGACCCTGGAAGTGATTACTGCACTCTGTATCGATCTCAAGAAGAAGAGTGACCACAGTACAGAGTGAGACAGACagatgagagagtgagagagagatcagTATGCATCAGAATGAATAATTGAAACTAATGATCAAAGTGCTGTGCGTCTGACTATAATTTTAATAGGAGTGGAAAATAGTTTGCACAGGAGCTGAGATGACTACGTCAAGGCCCTTCAAAGCAAAACTGGAGCCTTTGATGAATTCTAAAGACTTCTCTAATCTCACTGCAGAGATTTCGACAggaagattttagtttttttttttagacctaGTGCTAATAAAAAACATGCCATCGAtcggttccaaaacctagtgagctgcctaccaaAACTCCATTTTAAGACACCAATCCTATTCCAAAAGTTAGAAAATggctaaatgttttaaaagttaaaatgttaaaatctaaAGCAATACTGCATGTCTCTTTCAGATAAAGCAATTTCTATATGCAaagcataaaaatgcatttatattacattttttccccCATCAAATATTAGGAGTTGGCTCTCAATTGTTGTGATTAGACTATCAAATCTGAGGAGATGCAATCTAATCTAATTAACTTCAtacacagaatttatttaatcttttattttactttatttgagtTATTTCTTGTCATATGCCATTGGCTAAATTCATGATCCAATACTGAATGTAAAGCCTCTTCTCTTCAACATTGTTATCAAGATAAGATACTGCAGTACTGCAATGCATTTAATggtcaaatatgttttttatatccAAGAAGATTAAGAAGCACAATCCGTTCCATCAATCAACTAAAGACGGAAACTATCATCCTTCTATCTGAACATCTCACTTGGTCTGTGTTGTCTATCTCTCGGGGGGctgctaaaataaatgtaagttcTCAAACAGTGCTTTAAGACCTTTGAAAAAGTACAAATACtccataaataaaatttaaaaagcatcAAATAACAGACCCTCCATTTTAAAGGCATTTCCAATTGAAAAAAATCATCCTAGATGGCAATCCAACAAATTGCACAATATGTCAATTTAGAAATCAATTTTGTATTAAATGTTGATGCTTTAACaagcaataaatgtaaaaaagtacaaaaatgtgATTTCATAAGCAGTATGAAGACAAGCGTGATTAGAAACAGTGAAAGGAAGAACAGGGagatgaaaagagagagaaaattgaAAGAAGCTTACTTTAGCAGGCCGAAGATGAAGGCATTGAGTCTCatactgtgattggtcagctcaGAATACTGACTGACTTTAGAAAACAGACTGTGTAAAACCCGTGTAGAGGGACCTAGGACAGAAAGGATAAGCATAAATAATTTCCTTCATTTCCAATCATAAAATAATCACCTCCATACCTCCTCTCATACCGAGTTGTGTGGAGGCCTCCACCACACTCCAGGGCTGGTTTTTGCATTGTCCGATGATCAGGTCTAGTACATAAGCTTTCAGTCCATCACGCAGTATCTCACGAATGGCAGGACAGAGGTACTTTAGAATAAGGTGACCCACGTTTGGACTTACAGAGCTATTGCCCAATTTGGCCTGAAAGAGACAGCGAAAGGGTAATGTCAACATTTGCACTGCCTTTAGTGAGACACGTAAACTAAGTATACAGAGTTTAACACTGTTATTTCAAATGTACCTTTACTCCTGCATCCCGGCTGGTGCCAAAATGAGCCACTATCAGATCAACTGCTGTGTTTATGGCCTTCACCAAACCTAGTACATAAGGACAAACAGAAGAGACAAAAtagaaaatattccattattttatttatccaacTCTAACTAATAGTATGTACACCCAAACACATGCTGTCATGTGCTAATGCAGTTTAGAGGGTCTGATGGGATTGTCAGTATTTGATTGGAAAGCAAAGGGCCTTGTTTGACTGATATGAGTACCCAGTGGAAAAAACATGAAGAGACAAAGATTTCTTCCGCATTCTAGTCACTAGGGTACACATAATAATcactgcagtgtgtatgcagcgGATTAAAACTAGAATTAATTTGAGAGCTAAAGGGCTCACCGCAACAATAAGGCTTTAAAGATGAGTTTCCTGAGGTTATTATACTGCTATGTCTATATGAAATTTATAGGTAAATCTGGACATTGTTTAAACTGCAAAATAAGTGAGAGAGGCAAACGTTCTGGCATAAAATAAAGACTGACATGAGATTGGCAGAAACTGTGTGTTTTGTCCCTTTAAGAACTTAGTGAACACATGCTAGGCCACTGTTAGCAgtactacacaaaaaaaaaaaaaaaaaaaaaaaatcacacacctTTCTTCTGCAACAAGTCTATAGAGATGGATTCTTCAGTATTAGCATCAGGAGATAAGCAGAATTCCTCTGGGGGGCGCTCTGTCTGAGAGAAATAATCAGGCAGGAATTCACTGTAACACTGCGGCAGTTGCCTCCATGACTGAcctataaacaaaaacaacatctgTCAGATAAATGCAAACCTACACCAAATATAGACTCTTTGCTAGACAAAACAAGCTGGTGATAACAAAAAAGATAAGGTCATTGTCACACTTAAGTGttcactaactacaaataaaattattCCAGCCCCCTTTCTGTCTCTTTCCCCTCAACCCCTGTTGGGTGATAGAAATTGGTTCAGCACCATTAAGTCTGCCGAAGCTGAGTGGTTGTTTGGTGGGAGGGAAATCAAACACATTGCGTCGCATGACTCGAGATCCAGGTCTCTTGGTTTCCAAAGCACAAGAGATAGAATGAGGGCCGTTTTTACCACGCTCCACACCCAGAGGGTTCTTGAGCCGGTACTCTCTCCATTTGAGTGCCTGCGGGGAAAGGTGGTGCACTGGGGGGGGCAAAATGGAAGAAAAAGGGGATGGTGGCAAAGAATGGATGGAAtacgaaaataaaataaaaagtattggtGAATGGATGGTAAGATAAATGAACATACATACATAGGGAAAAGTACCAAAAGAGAAAGAACAGTCAGAAGGGTAAGATAATATTGTGGAAATGCCAAAGTGATGCAATGGAAAAAATAGGCAGAAGGGGCAACAGAAGGGAAAGAAAAGATAAATTGTTAGCAGTATTTAAAGGAAAGAATAGTATGGAAGCTACGGCTTTGTTCAGATAGGCAGCCAATATACAATTGTTTTGAACTATCCAACTCAAATCAGAAAAGAAGAGCAAAACCacgttaatgttttttttttgaaataagaaaaaaatattataaagtcATAAACAACACAAGGCAATGTCTAGACTGTGAATTCACAAATTTTTGCTCCAAACCTACCATTAGGCTGTTGCTGTGTCACACACGTGGGTAAAACCTTCACTGGCTCTTCCTGTGGCGCTGGTTCCAACTGTCCGAGAGGACTGAGACCTGAGCTGGGAAGCGTTGGCAAATTGCCACGGTGGAAACAGTGATTTCTAGTGGGCAATGCAGGCATTAGCAGACTCTGCTTCATCAGCGGAGGTGGAGGCGGTGTAGGAGGTAAGGGAGCAAGTTTTGGAGTCTCGGTACGGATGGCCATTCCAGTTGGAGTATGCTGTGGCAGAAGACCTGCAGAAATGGGACAAGAGAGGGAACGTGGTGGTCTCGGACCACCAGGGGTCGGAGTGCATGTCGAGCAGGTTCCAGAAGAGGTGGGTGCACCTAGGAGGCGAACTGGGGAATAGCTGCCCAGTGGGGATGGCCGCACTGTTGTAGGTGCGATAGAGGTGCCGTGAGGTGGCCTACAATCTTCTTCTGAGTCATCTTCACCTCCCTCAGGCGCTGTAGCCCCTCGAGCCTGCATTTGGCTGATGTATCCGTCCAGAAGAGGAAGGAGAGGCTTCGCCTGAGGTTTCCCAAACTGGTGCTGGAAAGTGAAAGGCTGAATGGGTAACGAAGTCGGACGTTGATCTTTGCTATAGCGAATCACAACTGGAGAGGAGTCTGTGGAACTAGACAGGCCACCTAGGGGGGAGAAAAAGATGAGACGCATAGATGAGCAAAGAGGGTTTggagataaaataaaacagatgaaGATTATCATTTAATGCAGTAATGTAGGCATTAACTAAAGCTATCTAAAGTTCATAAAACATTaggaataaaagtaatttaagtgATACAT
The genomic region above belongs to Carassius auratus strain Wakin unplaced genomic scaffold, ASM336829v1 scaf_tig00215868, whole genome shotgun sequence and contains:
- the rusc2 gene encoding iporin isoform X3: MDSPPKIAGETLIVHHIPLVHCQVSSSRQCCGSPLKRNSNPFSCPENLGLSRTTSLPERDILQREALVYSSLIQTSSSSLSSSDTFGDGGIRGGQKHGRSGREGSMASDTSSFTSSNSEDQAQGLQLKTHERLNSRRNPFLLNTEDEDDEDEDNLNGYLEDSSFHLHGDSHEISNAALANEDLPPFHLHDLEFTVEPFLLHGSTEKQWSSTHGPSGEAEQRDHTIGGTFDLSTHMEGLNLLRLDSQRRFGSSGSTLSMDCGEQEWGEDDDYEDQSMQGGRGSSECSSLAAPHCSCCGLSQPYPEPFHESFSECHQGYGSDSSCNSSDGVLVNFSTIYNKMNNVVPAKQSLNINSSAEQSFASSVSELVGMCGTECSSGHGAFYLDLHTSPSETPQHPLATQEHANSSSVSQPQGATLELDANCNSYHNLLGSETLASTETSASELTSCLQSQARLVVATQNYYKLVTCDLSSQSSPSPVGSSVTSCSDEHSKGSPTQPTEYYLFQQMKEDEEENEEKDSCGIESTRDNVIEGQVYINISPPTAACSSVGASGSSRPRSRSYDRNLDKSPSPRLGSLERMLSCPVGLSESAAPSPPPPPRVTSFAEIARNKRRTGGSPSQRGGMEATSMNSHSSGEFLPILEDLPQGQSHSLPPLTRCHSQGSCDLSSPHRSRSTPLRESPGGAGKQTRTKAEGGLSSSTDSSPVVIRYSKDQRPTSLPIQPFTFQHQFGKPQAKPLLPLLDGYISQMQARGATAPEGGEDDSEEDCRPPHGTSIAPTTVRPSPLGSYSPVRLLGAPTSSGTCSTCTPTPGGPRPPRSLSCPISAGLLPQHTPTGMAIRTETPKLAPLPPTPPPPPLMKQSLLMPALPTRNHCFHRGNLPTLPSSGLSPLGQLEPAPQEEPVKVLPTCVTQQQPNGQSWRQLPQCYSEFLPDYFSQTERPPEEFCLSPDANTEESISIDLLQKKGLVKAINTAVDLIVAHFGTSRDAGVKAKLGNSSVSPNVGHLILKYLCPAIREILRDGLKAYVLDLIIGQCKNQPWSVVEASTQLGMRGGPSTRVLHSLFSKVSQYSELTNHSMRLNAFIFGLLNLRSLEFWFNHIYTHEDIVAAHYHPWGFLPLSQGACQPLFEELLLLLQPLSLLPFDLDLLFEPHQLQKGEEHLRRKEQLCSARQGLDQSDCSTFQLMRGCGTLESGAQEVGMLPQRERFLLRDEESRLRRLKMKCDGRRSAGAESRDKEAGVGKECLRKSDPGQINGGGWCAGRMKGVGEDCEKEKRRERDGDGAKQRNRQAGWWYQLMQSSQVYIDNSTEGSKFVKLEKRRKGGVESNRKSHPPPREGVVEGAEAIQQMHEQVEHCRTSSSNINSIGTGVLHQSALSEPTKVTKGKPSWMGSPPESVLTELKKSKEKHPDCLDAFERVQAQPGAGEDGSAQVLRWGRLFGAGNASKVEKSEQKLVRKQRLPSGWLSLDRSMLDLMAQSVGVGKRAEQQSLTSQSQESPLGPTEQAQTQNAPTLRQVPCEVKALCHHIATEPGQLSFQKGDVLQVLSRADSDWLLCALGDIQGLVPIIYVTLTEDSQER